Proteins encoded within one genomic window of Oceanithermus desulfurans:
- a CDS encoding Ig-like domain-containing protein: MAHRLMLVMVAAAWLMLALGGCGGAPPPPDETPPTVLFTEPADGARGVLKDVVLKVHFSEPMDPSCTEDAYGSYDAGLQPGEVTFSWPDAQTLVITPNDPLAYSDDANDKVYTFTIHKTACDLAGNPLPAQTVVRFYVLRKLQGTLTSEAAIDGYVFNTGRVDTAGRDLGAGDGPNGEYAHAFLSFDLSQLNPDPVEIVTSQLSLTKELVMGHPSQNLGDLLVEHVYFGPSLSRLGARALELAPLTPDPPCAFTDVSRSLFLCWKAVAVQDDVDHWLERNGRSQFRLRFAIHTDGNGSEDSVMFYSGDDASRPPTLEVVYYGP, encoded by the coding sequence ATGGCGCACAGGCTCATGCTCGTCATGGTAGCGGCCGCATGGCTGATGCTGGCGCTGGGAGGCTGCGGCGGCGCGCCGCCCCCTCCGGACGAAACCCCGCCCACGGTGCTCTTCACCGAGCCCGCCGATGGGGCGCGCGGCGTGCTCAAAGACGTGGTGCTCAAGGTGCACTTCAGCGAACCCATGGACCCAAGCTGCACCGAGGACGCCTACGGCTCCTACGACGCGGGATTGCAACCCGGTGAGGTGACCTTTAGCTGGCCGGACGCGCAAACGCTGGTCATCACCCCGAACGACCCGCTCGCCTACAGCGACGACGCGAACGACAAGGTCTACACCTTCACCATCCACAAGACCGCCTGCGACCTTGCGGGCAACCCCCTGCCCGCGCAAACCGTGGTGCGCTTCTACGTGCTGCGCAAGCTACAGGGCACCCTCACCAGCGAAGCCGCGATCGACGGTTACGTCTTCAACACCGGCCGCGTGGACACCGCCGGGCGGGACCTGGGCGCGGGCGACGGTCCGAACGGGGAGTACGCCCACGCCTTCCTTTCGTTCGACCTGAGCCAGCTCAACCCCGACCCCGTCGAAATCGTCACCTCCCAGCTTTCGCTCACCAAGGAGCTGGTCATGGGCCACCCCAGCCAGAACCTGGGCGACCTGCTCGTCGAACACGTCTACTTCGGCCCCAGCCTGAGCCGCCTGGGCGCCAGGGCGCTCGAGCTCGCGCCGCTCACGCCCGACCCTCCCTGCGCGTTCACCGACGTTTCCCGCTCACTCTTCCTCTGCTGGAAGGCCGTGGCCGTGCAGGACGACGTGGACCACTGGCTCGAGCGCAACGGACGCAGCCAGTTCCGCCTCCGCTTCGCCATCCACACCGACGGCAACGGCTCCGAAGACTCGGTCATGTTCTACTCGGGCGACGACGCGAGCCGTCCCCCCACCCTCGAGGTCGTGTACTACGGCCCCTAA
- the cas2e gene encoding type I-E CRISPR-associated endoribonuclease Cas2e, whose product MVVITLEKVSRSLRGELTRWLVELDTGVFVGRVSARVRELLWKKVVEKADEGRCTMAWNTANEQGFRIRIHGHEDRCVHTIDGVELVAVRNAKWKKVWNQHLRWLKRRGLVEGPVGDLDKKTLDPSEGSGR is encoded by the coding sequence ATGGTGGTGATCACCCTGGAGAAGGTGAGCCGGAGTCTGCGGGGTGAGCTGACCCGCTGGCTGGTGGAACTTGACACCGGTGTGTTCGTAGGGCGCGTCAGCGCACGCGTGCGCGAGCTGCTTTGGAAGAAGGTGGTGGAAAAGGCGGACGAAGGTCGTTGTACCATGGCCTGGAACACCGCCAATGAGCAAGGGTTTCGAATCCGAATTCACGGACACGAGGACCGGTGCGTACATACAATAGACGGTGTGGAGCTGGTGGCCGTGCGCAACGCCAAGTGGAAAAAGGTGTGGAATCAGCACCTGCGCTGGCTGAAACGGCGCGGCTTGGTCGAGGGCCCGGTCGGGGATCTTGACAAGAAAACCCTCGACCCTTCCGAGGGGTCGGGGCGGTAA
- a CDS encoding DUF2283 domain-containing protein, with protein MKLEFDQEADALYLRLKDGRVVETREVQRGVFVDYNRLGNPIGIEVLGVSKYTKGGELKLPDRILRLAYATKTA; from the coding sequence ATGAAGCTCGAATTCGATCAAGAAGCCGATGCGCTTTACCTGCGCCTCAAAGACGGTCGGGTCGTGGAAACCCGCGAGGTCCAGCGGGGCGTCTTCGTCGATTACAACCGGCTGGGAAACCCGATCGGAATCGAGGTTCTTGGCGTCAGCAAGTACACGAAGGGCGGGGAGTTGAAGCTGCCCGACAGGATTCTGCGCCTCGCCTACGCCACGAAGACGGCCTGA